The following DNA comes from Frankia casuarinae.
GAGGTCGCGTCCGGCGCCGGGTCGGTTCGGTGCGACCATCCGGCCGCAGGGGCGGCGTCGTCCGATCTTGCTTCCCCTGGGACGCCGGCTCGTAGCGGAAACGTTCATCACGTGATGATCGCTCGATGGAAGGTGCGTTGTGGACCCTGCCGATGTCCGCAGGGGCACAGAGAATCGACCGGCGGCATTCCTCGGGATTCCCTGAATCGGCGGACTATCCGACGTCCACCGGGTATCATGAAAGAGAATTGAATAGAGCGGCCCGGGACGGTGTTGGTAGCACCATTCCCGGGCCTTGATCCCAAATCCTGCGTGAACAGGAGAGTGGAACCCATGGCCATGATGCCATACGGGACGGGCGGCGATAGCCGGTCCCATCTACAGGTCGTGTTGCAGGCGCACCCGGCGGAAGACGCTGAGATTCAGCTGCCGAAGCACACCCAGTACGCCGCGTTGCGGCCGGTGCTGCTGCTCCCGGGTGGGGTGCGGGTGATGGTGGACCCGAACGCGCCGTTGGACGTGGCGGGCAAGTGGTGGGACTCGGTGACCCTGGCCGGCACGATGGCTTCTCTGTGGTACCAGTCGCAGGTCACCGGATTCCCGGGCGGTCGCCACCGTCGGGACAGGGGCCAGTGATGGCCGGCACGGTGCGGGCGCTGAGTTTCACCCGACACACCGGCACTGGGGACAGTGCGGAACAGCGGGACGTGTTCACCTCGGCGTGCGCGGCACGGGGCTGGTCCGCTGGTGGTGCGGTGCGTGAGTTCGGGTCGGGGCTGCGGGCCTGGTGGGCGGCACTGCGCCTGGTCCGGGCGGGCCGCTATGACGTGGTCGTGGTCGACAGCATCGACCGCCTTGCCGAGACAGAATCGGGCCAGCTGGCCGCGTTGGAGATGCTGCGCTGTGCCGGTGTGCGGCTGCTCGTGGCCCGGGACGGAACCGACACGGCCGATCCGGTCGGCGCTGAGCTGGTCGCCTCGCTCCTGACCGTGTAACACCTGGTGGCACCCGAACGGCCGGTAACCCGGATCACGGTTACCGGCCGTTTCCCGTCGGCGGAAATCTACGCCACGACACGTTTTTGTCTTTCACATACTCCGGGCTGAGCTGATCTCCTCCGTCGGTCGGGCAGGCCGCGCCTTACCCCGGGTTCTCCGGCCGTGCACGAGCGCCAACGTTGCCGGTGCCTGCTGGGTGCTGTGCGCTCTTGCGCGGTCGGGGGTTCCGGGGTAACCCCTCTGGGTGTCCGTCCGGCGGAGGCGATCAGCGGACATCCGCCGCACCTCCCCCTCCTCCAGAGCGAGGGCCGGGGTCTGGGGCAGCGCCCCAGAAAACACCAGCGTCAACCGCACACACCCCGCTCCGTCAGATCTCGCGGCCTTGGGGCGTAGCCCCCCGGGTATGAGCTGCCCGAAGGGCATCCGTATCTCTCACGAACCGCAGGCTTCCGCCTTTCCCGGCGTGCGGCGGGTGGTCTGACGCTCCGACGGGCCGACGCACCGACACACCCGGCAGGCCGACGCACCGGTGGGGAGCCGACCGAAGGGAGGCGGGGCCCCGCCGCGTGCGGCGAGCCCGGCCGGGCGTGGCGAGTGCGGCGCGCACGGCGTGTGCGGCAGGGCGTCCGCGCGCCCCGTAGGGGCGCCTTGAAACGGTACAGAACATTAGCGAGGATCTTGAACTACTCGGGGATCCGGGTTGTCGGGGTCACCTGGCAGTAGTTCTCGACCTCGGCTGCAATGTCGAGTGCCTGCGGCGATCGTCCGTACCGCTGGTCGGTCAGCGCACCTTGAATGCGCTGCATGAGGGTGCGGATCCCGTGGTTGCGGCGCTGGGCTGGGATGGCTAGGACGGGCCGGAGGGCGTCTTGGGCGCCGTCGACGTCACCCCGGCGGGTGCGAGCCAGAGCGAGGTTGATGTGGGCCCCGGCTCGGCTGCCGTAGCTGGCGTTACCTGCGGCGGCGAAGGCTTCCACGGCGTCCATGGCTGCCTGCTCGGCGCGTGGGTCCTCGGGGAGTCGGGTAAGGGCATCGGATGCGATGAACAGTTGGACGGCTACCGGGGTGGAGAGTTCACCCCCGATCTCGTCCAGGTCGTCGGGACGGGTCCGCTCGCGGAGGTCTACGGCTCGCGTGATGGCGGCATGGGCCTGTGCGCTGTCGCCGAGTGCCGCATGGGCACGGGCTGCCTGTACGGCGGTCTCTATCGCTGCCGTGCCGTGAACGAGGTGGACGTCTGCTTCGGCTGCTTCGATGTAGCGCAGTGCCTCGTGTGGTGCCCCTGTCCAGTAGGCGGCGCGGGCCTGTTCGGTGCGTACCCAGATGCGCAGGCCGGGATGATCTGCCCGGTCGGCGCACAGGTAGGCGACGCGGGCGTAGATGTCGGCGGTTGTGTGCTGGCTGAGGTCGACTCCTGCGCGGGCGAGGAGGCCGGAGGTGATTGCTGCGAGAAAGTAGAGGTCCCGGGCCTGGTCTGGCGGAGTTGGGCCGTCCAGGAGTCTGAAGGCGACGCGCTGTGCGTCGAGTAGCGGGCCTACAAGGTTCGTCGCCTCGGTCGGGAACGCGATGGCGAGGCTGCGTACCTGTTGGTGGAGGAAGTCGAGAACTTCCGGTCGAGCCGCGGCCCGTTCGGCGTTGACCAGGAAGTTAAACGCCTCTTCTGATTCGGTCATGATCCGCCTCTCCGGCCCGTCGGTATCGGGCGGGCGTGAAGCGGTGTACCCGCCGATGTCTCCAGAGTAAGGCGGCGGAGAGGACGCGGCCCGGTCACTGGGAGAGTCGGCCTGCTGCGGAGTCGTCTGGGCGTGCTCGGCGGGGAGCCGGTGGCGGAATCCCAGGTCGGCGTCTCCAGTGCCGAAGATGTGCCGGTAGCTGGCGCGGTAGTCGGCGCCGGGGTAGGTCTGCCCGCGTTCGTGCTTGCCGATGACTTCGGCGGTCGCCAGTGGCGGGGTGAAGCTTCGTTCACGGGCGCTGTCGACGTCGATATTGCGGATGCGTTCGGCGAGCGTGGGAAGGGTGAGCCCGTACTGAAGCCGATGCCGGCGGAGCATAGAGGGGTTCCATCCGGGGTGCTCTGTCGCGCGATGTGGCGTCACGGGTGCCTCCCAGAACAAGGGGTTGCACGAAGCGTAGCGGCCCATGTTCGGTGGCGGACCGGGCGGCAGGGAAGTCACCGTGGATTCGGCTGGTCGACTGATCATTTGACCTGCGATTCGACTGGTCACGTCAACCGGACAACGGCTCTGATCGCCGGACGGGCCGTCGGTGACAGCCGGTTACTTGACGTGGCATCTGTCCTTGGGCACGTGCGGAATCCGCGTTGAACTTCTCGTAGCGGCCCTGGTCGGGCTTGGGGCCGTCCCCCCCGGCCGGTGCCGTTGGGGGCCTGGGGTGCCGTGGCTGGAGTGCGCAGCATTCTTGGTCCCACAGGTACCGGGGGTTCGCGGTCTGACGGATGCGGTCGGTAGAGGTGGGAGCGATGAAGGACGAGGACAGGTACGACGTCGACGATGACGACTGGGAGTGGGATGACGAGAACGGGTATTCCTACGGGGCTCGCGCGAATGGTGAACCTCCGGGACGTGATGACCCCGTCGGGAGCCTTCGCGCTGGTAGTGCCGGGCGCTCAGGTGGTCGCCCCATTCGCGGATCTGCGGTCGATGGCGAACTATGCCCACCGGCACGGGATCACGATTCCGGGATACCGTGCGCTTCCGTTCCTGGACTTGGGGATGATCGCGAGCCTTTGAGGGATCTGGCTCTGGCTCTTCGTCCGGGGCCCGAGTAATGGCGAGTGGGGCGGTCACGGCCACGGGGTGGGAATTTCACACGGGCCAGCTCCCGGAGTTCGTGCCCTGGCACCGCGACGGTTTGATCATCGGCATGCTGCCAGAGCCGTTGCGGGCGGACAGCGAGGCACAGGAGATGCTGCTGTCCGACCAGTTGGCGGTGGACGAGGAAATCATGGTGGGGGCAAGTATTGGGATTGCCCAGCTTGCTCCGGTGGGGCTCGTACTGATGCACCGCAGGTTCACGTCGCTGATGGAATCCCGGGTGGCGTGGGCGGTCGGTATCCGGCTGCGGCGACAGAGGATCATGGCAGGTGAGTTGCCCCGGATCGTAATGGCGGGATCGAGACCGAACCCGGATGTGACACCGGACGGAGTGACGTTCAGTTTGCATCGGGTGCGCCTGCGCGACCACGAAGTGGTGTTGCCGATCGACGTCTGGGAGATCCATTTCCCTGCTCTGATTTGAAGGTCGACGCTGCGTCATAGTCAAGAATGACGCTCCGGTGAGCCTTCACCCAGATCCCCCGACGCGGAATCGGCCGCTGTCGGGTACCCAGGCGCGGTATTGGCCGCGCAAACACCAGGAAAGGTAGGGCGGAAAAATGGTGACGGTTGACCTCCAGTCGCACGAGGGTCCGGCGGAAAAGGATCCGGTGCTGCTGGTGTGCCTCGGTGAGGCGTCGATGGTGACACTCGGCCAGGGCAAGGGCAGCGCGGAGGACAAGCGGAAGGCGTATAACAGCTAGTCCGCGTCCTGCTGGTGCCTGGTTCCGCATGGGGCCAGGCACCAGTACGTTCAGGAAAGGACGAAAGGGATGGGAGACATGCGCTGGTTCGGGGGCTTCAGTAGCGCCGCAACGCCACCGCGGACCCCTGCCAACAGTGCGGAGGTGTGGCCGACCATTCCCGGATGCTGGACGGTCGGCCGATGGGACGGGCACGAGGTCCGCACGACGCACAGCGACCACCGAATGGTTGCGGTGATCGGCCCCTGCGCCATCACTCGGAATTCTTTGACGCGACTCGGAACGCACGGGGTTCCGGACGACGTGGCCTGGCAGTGGGCGGGTAGTTACACCACTGTGGAAGTCACCGACAGCCTTACCCGCATCTGGACCGACCTCGGTGGAGCATGGCCCATCTACACAGCCTCGCTGGACGGCGGGGTGTACTGGTCTTCCAGCTCACGCGCGTTGGCTGCGCTGACCGGTGCCGGGCCGGATCTGGATCGGTTGGCGATGTGGCTTTTGGCTCCGTCGGTGCCTGTCCTGTTTGCGGGGCGGTCCGCGTTCAAGGGCGTAGGGCTTGTACCCGCCGGACATCGCCTGACCCTGATCCGCTCGGGGGCGGTGCGGGCGGAACGGATGTGGTCGCCTCGACCATGCGCAGATTCACCCGGCAGGCGACTGCGGGCGGAACTGGCAGCGGCGGTGGCCGTGCGGGCAGTCAACGCGACAGCGCTGACAGCGGATATGTCAGGCGGGTTCGACTCGACATCTCTTGCTTGCTAGCCCATGCGTCGTCCGGCACTTCGCGGCCGGTGACCGGGGTGACGGTGCATCCAGTCGGCCGTGCCACGGGTGGGGACGTGGACTATGCGCGGCTCGCGGCCAGACATTCCGGAATCGTTCATCGCCTCATGCCGCTGGGCGCGGAGCACGCGCCGTATTCTGCGTTGGATGTTGTCCCGGTAACAGACGAACCGGCGCCGTCCACGATCGCGCATGCCCGATTTTCCGGTCAACTCGCCTGGATGCGGAGAACCTTCGACACTGATTGCCATTTGACTGGCGATGGCGGGGATAGCCTGCTGTGTTCTCCACCAATCATTCTGGCAGATTTGTTCGCGATCGGGCATAGCCGGCGGGCAGTGGTCGAAACGATCCGATGGGCGCGGTTGCGTAGGCTTCCCGTGTGGCCGCTGCTGCGGTCGGCTCACCGTGTCTCGCGAGAACGTCGCGCGGCAGCGCTGGCGGCGCTGGCCACGGAGTTGGGTGGAGGTTCCTCACGAAGTACCGCCGATGGCGATATCGGCTGGTGCGGGATCGAACCTCTTCCCTCATGGGCGACGTTGCAGGCACGGGAACGGGCACGGACTGTCGCCTCGGCGGTAGCTGAACGCACGGATGATCCCACCCCCGGTTCGTTTGCCACGGTCATGACCGGTGAAGGAATGGCGGAGGTGGGGCGCTCCGCGCGCGCCGATATTCAGCTTGCCGAAGCGGCCGGGGTAGCGCTGCACAACCCATTCACGGATTCTCGCGTGGTGGATACCTATCTGTCGGTTTCCCTGGGTGACCGTCCCGGCCCCGCCGACTACAAGCCCGTGTTGCGGGCTGCGATGGCGAACCTGTTCCCTGCCAGGCTGGCAGAGCGCACTACCAAGGGCGATTTCAATCCTGACCACTACCAGGGGATGCGCACGAACCTGGCTTCGCTCCATGCCCTGGCTGACGGCCGGTTGGCCGCTCTGGGCCTCGTCGAGCCCGGCGAGTTCCGACAGACGTTGACGATGATGGCCGCAGGGCTCCCTGTCCCGTTCGCCACCGTGGAGCCGGCTTTGGCGGCGGAGGTATGGCTACGGGCCCTGGGTGACACATCCGATGTGGCGTGGATTCCAAGAACCACGGAGAGCGATAGATAATGTCATGTGAGTACATCAGCGTCCCCGAACACGTTCGTGCGCTCGATGTCGGCCCGGCCACCGTGATCGTCAACTACCGCAACGGCCGTGCTGATGTACTGACCGGGCCGGCCGCGCGCTGGTGGGAGGCGGCAACGACCAGCGGGTACGGCGACCCGTCAGGGCTGCTGGACACCCAGTCCGCGCGGGCCCTGCGTGAACAGCTCCTTACGGCAGAACTGATCATGGAGACCCTTCGACATCGGGCGGGCCAACCGACGGCGGTCGGGCCGTCGTGGGTGCCAAGCTGGGGAACGCAGGAGATGCAGGCCGGGCGCACGACGGCCGGATCCGCATCCTGCGGGATGACCTTGCGTGCGGGTGTGGCCCTACTCGTCGTGCTCGGCGCGCTCTCGGCCGGACAAGGTCGCAGCCGGATGGCGCGGCTACTTCGTCTGCTGACGTGGGCCACGCGACGCACCAGGGTCAACGCCTCAGCTGATCACCTCATGGAAGCGGTCAACGCCGTCCGGCGGGCAGGAACGGTCATGCCGGGTCGTGTTGCCTGCCTCGAAGAATCATCAGCGGCGTTCCTCCTGCTGGCCATGGGCCGGAAGCGGGTGACGTGGTGCCACGGCGCAGCAGCCGACCCTGTCCGGCTCCATGCCTGGGTGGAGACTGACGACGGACAGCGGGTTGCCGAACCGTCGTCAACCGCACGGTTCGGCGTCCTGCGCGCCGTACCCGAACGCGACAACGGAAGCGAGAACAGGCGTGCATGAACCGATCGTGTGGATCCGGGGCGAACGCGCTGGGCTCGGCCCGTTCTCCAGCAACCTCGTCGATCTTTACTGGCAGTGGGAGCAGGATCCTGGCGTCCTGGTCGGCTACGGTCGCCAGACACCGGACTCGCTGGAAAACCGGCGAGAGGGGTTCCAGCATCAGGCGCGCGGCACGGACGATCAGCTGAGGTTCACCGTCTACGACGTGACCACGGATCCGCCGACCCCCGCTGGCACCACCGCCGTTCTCATCGACCATCACGTGCGAACCGGGGAGTTCGTGATCCAGCTCGGCCCGGCCAGCCGTGGCAACGGTATCGGTACCGAAGCGACGCGGCTCACACTCGACTACGCCTTTCACGTGACGAACCTGCGATGCGTCCACCTATCGGTACTCTCTCCGAACCTGGCTGCGATCCGGGCCTACGAGAAAGCTGGTTTCCGCAGGATCGGGGAGCGTCGAAACTCCGGATACTGGCTGGGTGAGCTTGCCAACGAAACGCTGATGGACGCGATACCCGCCGACTTCCCGGGGCCGTCTGCGGTACGGCAGGCCGTCGAGTCGGACCGGTAGAGCAACGATTCTCGCGGAACTATCCCTACCGATCCACCCCCGCCAGGCGACCCCGCGGCCTTCCCGACCCTTCCCCTCGGGTGGAGGTGCCCCGGGGTCGTCGCCATGCCCCCTGGCACCCAATGCGCCGGGGTGGTATCGTCAATGACGGCATTCGAGGGTTCTGAACCCTGCGCCACGATGATCTTTTTCTTGTACGGCAGTACGCCACATTGTCGGGCTGTCCACATGTGAGCCGCCTCGGAGCGGCACGGACCGGGCTCGGGCTGCTGCACCGTGGGTCGCCGTCGGTGGCCTGCGTCCAGTCGTGTTGATGTTCCGTCTGGGGTGCGCATGTGCCGTGTTCTGCTGCTGTCCTGGGTTGCTGCTGCCTGTGGGGTGAGCGGGTAGCCGGGGGCGGCTGAGCCTGCGCGGGGTTTCCGCGCGTTCACCTGTTCCCCGTGCCGGTGCCGGTCTGGTGCCGGTCGCGCTGCCGTTTCGTGTGCCATTAGCGCTGCCGACTATGGGCGTGTTTTTGTGTGTGGCATTGTGCCGGCGTTTCGGTGTGGGATGGCTGTACGGCGGAAGGCCCGTCGGGTTCGGTTTCCGTTCCGGTTCTCCTGTTCTCATTCCTGCTTTCTTTCTTCGCGCTCTCCGCTGGTCTGACCTGTGGTTTTCCGGGTCTGGGCTGGTGGGGGCGTGTGCGAGTGAAAGGGCGCGGTGTGTTTTCCGTGGATGTGGGCGTGAGCCTGCCCGAAAACCGGCCGGTCGCGGGTGGCTGTTCCCGTCCGATCCGCCTGTCCGGCCATGTCGATCATGTGGATGTCGGGACCGGTGAGATCCGCCGTGCGCTGTCCGGGAAGGATCTGCCGGGCGGGGTGCTGCATGTGCGGTGCGGCAACCGGCGGGAGTCCGCGTGCCCGGCCTGTTCGGCGGTGTACAAGCGGGACGCCCGGCGGCTGGTCCTGGCCGGGCTCGCGGGCGGCAAAGGCGTACCAGAGACCGTCACGACGCATCCGGCGTGGTTCGTGACGTTGACCGCTCCGACCTTCGGGCCGGTGCATTCCCGCCGTCAGCAGGGCGGTAAGGGCGGTCCGGTGCGGGCCTGCCACCCCCGGCGGGGGCTCTGCCCCCATGGCCGTCCGGCAGGCTGTCATGAGCGGCACCGCGAGGATGATTCCCGGCTCGGTTCCCCGATCTGCCCGGACTGCTACCAGTACGGCCGGGCCGTGACGTGGAACGCGCTGGTACCTCGGCTCTGGAAAACGACACGCGACGCGACGGAATCCGCGGTCGCGGCTGCTGCGGGTCTGACGGTGGCGGGGCTACGCCGCTCGGCGCGGCTGAGCTTCGTCAAGGTCGCGGAAATGCAGGCGCGGGGCGTGGTGCATCTGCATGTGGTGGTCCGGGTCGACGGGCCGGACGGGCCTGGCTCGTCTCCTCCTGGCTGGGCGGATGGTGATCTGGTCGCGGACGCGCTGCGGGACGTCGTCGGGTCGGTCGCGGTAGCTGCTCCGGATCCGGACATGGGCACCCTCGACGGCACCGCATCGGCTGACGGGTGGGCGGTGCGCTGGGGTGTCCAGGTCGACATCCGGCGCATCGCGCTCGACGGACCCACCGATGTCGGACGGATCAGTAACTATCTGGCGAAGTACCTCACCAAGTCGGCGGCGGCCGGCGGGGCGCTGGATCATCCGGTGCGGTCGCTGGCCGCGCTGGGCCGGCTGATCCTGGCGCCGCATGTGCGCCGTCTGGTGGAGACCTGCTGGCGGCTCGGCCATGATCCGGTGTTCACCGCGGCGTTGGATGCGGCACTCGGCCGGGATTCCGGCGATATCCCACGGCTACTGCGGTGGGCGCATCAGATGGGGTTCGGTGGCCACTGGCTGACGAAATCGCGGACCTACTCGACGACGTTCACCGCGCTACGGACGGTACGGCGGGTGTGGTCGCGCACGATCGGCGCGGCGATGGCGGGCCGTGTCCCGGTGGACGCCTTCGGCCGGGCTGAGGGCGATGAGAACACGATCGTTCTCGGGGCGTGGACGTATACGGGCCGGGGGCTAGACCTCGGCGGACACGGGGCTGACCCTCCCGAGTTGCGGTCGTCGCGGACGGCTGGTAGCCCGGTGGGCAATGGGCCGGCTGAGAGATGAGTACCGGGTCGGTTCAGCCGTCGCTGTTCGATGACCTCGACGACTCCGGTTCGGGCCCGGCGGAGCTGGGTGGGCAGGTGGCTGGCCCGGAGACGAGCACCGAAGGTGCCGATTGTTCGTCGTCGTTGCTCACGGACACGGCCGGTGAGCGCTCGTGTGAGACGACAGTGGCGTGGGTGGGCGGGTGGGCTGCACCTCGACCGGCGTTGGCGCGGGGCGGTCTGCGGGATATCGGGGCTGATCGGGTGATGTCGTGTGAGTCGGAGACGGATGGTGGTCGTGGGCCTGGTGCTGCTGGGCGGCGGCGTGGTCGGTCCTCGGGCAGGTCGGTCTCCAGGTCGGCGGCTGGCCCTCCTGATGCCGGCCGTGAGGCTGAGTTGGAGGCGGATGCGCGGTGGATAGCGGCTCAGCTCGCGCGGGCTCCGGAACCATCGGCGCTGATGGCGGCGGCGATCGTGACCGCACTTGCACCGAAACCCGCGCGGAACGTCGACAGCGGCGGTCAGGCAGGTCCGGGATAGCGCCATTGCGGGTCCAGCCGTTCCCGCAACGGAAGATCCTTCCCGGGAACCACAATGATCTTCACCATGATCGTTGACAGGACACGGCGTTTCTCCGTGAGGGTGCCTCCGCGCCAGAGTCGGAGCGCTTCCGCTCCGTCCAGGACGGTCACGAGACGCGCGCGGCGGGCCAGTTCGGCGTCGATCTCCCGTAGCCGGGTCTCGTACTGGGCCTCGAGCTGGCCACCCAGCCGCAGGCTGATCTCCTTGGCGGCGATCGCGCGGGGAAGATCGGCCAGTTCGCGTTCCTTCTCGGTCCGCTCGGCCTTCAGCTCGTCACCGTCCGCGACGTCGCCGGTCTTCTCCCAGTCTCGGCGGCGTAGGTAGGCGTCAACCAGGCGGGTCATCAGGTCGTCCGCGTCGGCGGCGTTGATGTGGAACGACTGGTCACACTCGAAGTGTTCACGGCTCTTCCCGAGACGATGCCGCCACAGGGCGTACGCGCGGGGAGAGTTCCGGACCAGGGAACGCCTGCACTTGTGGCACACGTAGTACCCGGCGAACGTGTGCTTGACGGCCGTACCCGTGCCCTTGCGGGTCGTGACCGCTTCCAGCGCCGCGCATGTCTCCCGCCACTCCTCCTCGGTGAGGATCGCGGGGAAGTTCGCCATCGGGCCCTTCACGGTCCAGCCCGTGTGAACGTTTCCCGTCGCGAACAGACCAGCGATCCTCGGGTTACGCAGCATCGCGGAGAGGCTGGCGCGCGTCAGGCTGCCGCTCTTCATCGTGTCGCCCGGGTGCGTGCGCCGGTGCGGGATCCGAAGCCCACGGTCGTAGAAATCATCCGAGACCTTGAGAACGGCCTCACCTTCGCGGATACGCCGCGCGGCCTCGCGTAGCCAGCGGGCCTGCTCCTCGTCGACGGACCACACCGTCACGATCTTCTTACCTGACCGGGTGATCGTCTGGGACCACCCGAACCCCACGGGGCCACCCAGGAACTCCAGGGCTTCGCGCTTCGCGTCCAACTTCCGCTTGACCAGCTCGGACTTCAAACCCGAATCACTGACGGACTTCCCCACCGCGCCATGCCATGAGTCACGGTCGCGCTGCCGGCGGAAATCGTAGGTCGTGGCCTTCTCCCCATCGGTCACGATGAGGCGGCCCCCGATCCGCTGCATGATCTTGCCGAACTCGGCTCCGACCACCGGATCACGGGTGATCCGGCTTTCCTCTCACGCCACGACCAGCCGATACTTCCCGGCGCGCAAGACGGACAGGAACCGCTCGAACTCAGGCCGAACGACGTCTTCCCGCCACGCTGAGACGCCGTCATCGGCCCATGCCCCGGCGATCCAGTATTCGCCGGTCAGGGCGGCGTACTTCTGCCCTCGGGCGAACTGATCCGGGATACGGGCATCCTTGTCGAGATCGGACATCCGTCCGTACCACAGGGCGGGGTCGGCATCGGGCCATTGGGGCAAGGGGCTCAACGGCGGAAATTCCATACCATGATGCTACGACGTTTTAAACACCTACAACCTGGCCTTCGCGTGTTCCATGCTGGCATGCGGTTCGGCCGCCGACATCCTGGGTCGCAAGCGGCTGTTCGTCGCCGGCCTCACCCTGTTCAGCCTGTCGAGCGCGGTGAGTGTGCTGACGTCCGACATCATCGTGCTGGATGCGGCCCGGGCGCTGGCCGGGGTCGGCGCGGCCGCAGTCATGACGGCCGGGTCGGCAATCCTCGCCACCACGTTCGAGGGCGCGGCGCAGGCCAGGGCGTTCGCCATCCTCGGTTCGGCGGCCGGCGCCGGGCTGGCTCTCGGTCCGTCGACCGCCGGGCTGCTGGTGGACGCCTTCGGCTGGCGAGGCGTGTTCGCCTCGCACCTGGTGGTCATGGTCCTGGTGGCCGTCGCGGTGCCGATGGTGCGGGAGTCGCGCAATCCCGCCGCGATCCGGTTCGACTGGCCGGGCATCGCCTCCTTCACGCTGAGCCTGCTGCTGCTGATGCTCGGTGTCGTACAGGGGCCGCAGTGGGGCTGGAGCAGC
Coding sequences within:
- a CDS encoding albusnodin family lasso peptide yields the protein MVTVDLQSHEGPAEKDPVLLVCLGEASMVTLGQGKGSAEDKRKAYNS
- a CDS encoding recombinase family protein encodes the protein MVGAEFGKIMQRIGGRLIVTDGEKATTYDFRRQRDRDSWHGAVGKSVSDSGLKSELVKRKLDAKREALEFLGGPVGFGWSQTITRSGKKIVTVWSVDEEQARWLREAARRIREGEAVLKVSDDFYDRGLRIPHRRTHPGDTMKSGSLTRASLSAMLRNPRIAGLFATGNVHTGWTVKGPMANFPAILTEEEWRETCAALEAVTTRKGTGTAVKHTFAGYYVCHKCRRSLVRNSPRAYALWRHRLGKSREHFECDQSFHINAADADDLMTRLVDAYLRRRDWEKTGDVADGDELKAERTEKERELADLPRAIAAKEISLRLGGQLEAQYETRLREIDAELARRARLVTVLDGAEALRLWRGGTLTEKRRVLSTIMVKIIVVPGKDLPLRERLDPQWRYPGPA
- a CDS encoding lasso peptide biosynthesis B2 protein; amino-acid sequence: MSCEYISVPEHVRALDVGPATVIVNYRNGRADVLTGPAARWWEAATTSGYGDPSGLLDTQSARALREQLLTAELIMETLRHRAGQPTAVGPSWVPSWGTQEMQAGRTTAGSASCGMTLRAGVALLVVLGALSAGQGRSRMARLLRLLTWATRRTRVNASADHLMEAVNAVRRAGTVMPGRVACLEESSAAFLLLAMGRKRVTWCHGAAADPVRLHAWVETDDGQRVAEPSSTARFGVLRAVPERDNGSENRRA
- a CDS encoding albusnodin/ikarugamycin family macrolactam cyclase, with the protein product MRRFTRQATAGGTGSGGGRAGSQRDSADSGYVRRVRLDISCLLAHASSGTSRPVTGVTVHPVGRATGGDVDYARLAARHSGIVHRLMPLGAEHAPYSALDVVPVTDEPAPSTIAHARFSGQLAWMRRTFDTDCHLTGDGGDSLLCSPPIILADLFAIGHSRRAVVETIRWARLRRLPVWPLLRSAHRVSRERRAAALAALATELGGGSSRSTADGDIGWCGIEPLPSWATLQARERARTVASAVAERTDDPTPGSFATVMTGEGMAEVGRSARADIQLAEAAGVALHNPFTDSRVVDTYLSVSLGDRPGPADYKPVLRAAMANLFPARLAERTTKGDFNPDHYQGMRTNLASLHALADGRLAALGLVEPGEFRQTLTMMAAGLPVPFATVEPALAAEVWLRALGDTSDVAWIPRTTESDR
- a CDS encoding recombinase family protein yields the protein MEFPPLSPLPQWPDADPALWYGRMSDLDKDARIPDQFARGQKYAALTGEYWIAGAWADDGVSAWREDVVRPEFERFLSVLRAGKYRLVVA
- a CDS encoding GNAT family N-acetyltransferase, with the protein product MHEPIVWIRGERAGLGPFSSNLVDLYWQWEQDPGVLVGYGRQTPDSLENRREGFQHQARGTDDQLRFTVYDVTTDPPTPAGTTAVLIDHHVRTGEFVIQLGPASRGNGIGTEATRLTLDYAFHVTNLRCVHLSVLSPNLAAIRAYEKAGFRRIGERRNSGYWLGELANETLMDAIPADFPGPSAVRQAVESDR
- a CDS encoding recombinase family protein, with the translated sequence MAGTVRALSFTRHTGTGDSAEQRDVFTSACAARGWSAGGAVREFGSGLRAWWAALRLVRAGRYDVVVVDSIDRLAETESGQLAALEMLRCAGVRLLVARDGTDTADPVGAELVASLLTV
- a CDS encoding replication initiator gives rise to the protein MFSVDVGVSLPENRPVAGGCSRPIRLSGHVDHVDVGTGEIRRALSGKDLPGGVLHVRCGNRRESACPACSAVYKRDARRLVLAGLAGGKGVPETVTTHPAWFVTLTAPTFGPVHSRRQQGGKGGPVRACHPRRGLCPHGRPAGCHERHREDDSRLGSPICPDCYQYGRAVTWNALVPRLWKTTRDATESAVAAAAGLTVAGLRRSARLSFVKVAEMQARGVVHLHVVVRVDGPDGPGSSPPGWADGDLVADALRDVVGSVAVAAPDPDMGTLDGTASADGWAVRWGVQVDIRRIALDGPTDVGRISNYLAKYLTKSAAAGGALDHPVRSLAALGRLILAPHVRRLVETCWRLGHDPVFTAALDAALGRDSGDIPRLLRWAHQMGFGGHWLTKSRTYSTTFTALRTVRRVWSRTIGAAMAGRVPVDAFGRAEGDENTIVLGAWTYTGRGLDLGGHGADPPELRSSRTAGSPVGNGPAER